From a single Lewinella sp. LCG006 genomic region:
- a CDS encoding Crp/Fnr family transcriptional regulator, producing the protein MNLEAKLTFLQQFPLFESLNSAEREQLSEMMEYKVKPRFSFIYQPEEASDHLFFLARGTVKIGTHSADGKEVIKHLIHPMAMFGELGLIGEQQRTEFAQALKEDVHLYVLKVSDLQRLMRNNFQLTTRIMNSFGSRLVSAENRLESLIFKDARTRIVDFIKDAVLERGRRIGYEMLLRHSLTHQDIANITCTSRQTVTLVLNELKKSDLIYFNRGKILVRDMAKLS; encoded by the coding sequence ATGAATCTTGAAGCAAAACTTACCTTTTTACAGCAGTTTCCTCTCTTTGAAAGCTTAAACAGCGCAGAACGCGAACAGCTTAGCGAGATGATGGAATACAAAGTAAAACCTCGTTTCAGTTTTATCTATCAACCTGAAGAAGCTTCTGACCATCTTTTCTTTCTGGCTCGTGGTACCGTCAAAATTGGCACTCACTCTGCCGACGGCAAGGAAGTCATCAAGCATCTTATCCACCCTATGGCTATGTTTGGCGAGCTGGGTTTAATTGGTGAGCAACAGCGCACTGAATTTGCCCAGGCACTGAAAGAGGATGTTCATCTTTATGTATTGAAAGTGAGTGATTTGCAGCGATTGATGCGCAATAATTTCCAGTTGACGACCAGGATCATGAACTCTTTTGGTTCACGGTTGGTTTCTGCTGAAAACCGTTTGGAGTCGCTTATTTTCAAAGATGCGCGTACCCGTATCGTCGATTTCATTAAGGACGCTGTTCTAGAGCGCGGCCGCCGTATTGGGTACGAGATGTTGTTGCGTCATAGCCTCACCCACCAAGACATAGCGAATATCACATGTACTAGTCGGCAGACGGTTACGCTGGTATTGAATGAACTCAAGAAATCTGATTTAATCTACTTTAATCGGGGTAAAATCCTGGTTAGAGATATGGCAAAGTTGTCGTAA